The following proteins come from a genomic window of Fontisubflavum oceani:
- a CDS encoding transglycosylase domain-containing protein, translating to MKRVFKIATLALGLFFAGVLGYGAFGFWDAVRQSDEYATRANALIADGRGPEDLGAERLRQLILVQDPGYLEHGGIDLSTEGAGLTTISQSVSKRLGFEEFRPGIGKIRQTGFAFGLESRLSKEQILALWLDTVEMGLGPDGWMTGLFHSSQSIYGRPPSELSDQEYHRLLAVLIAPGQYRLLEEDEALADRAACIRVLPPRRPERCLAGRLRLGPARPERRTGPGFHQHESWRFPFKDQRKTRLAKRTFGDRKHPTYL from the coding sequence ATGAAAAGAGTATTCAAGATAGCAACGCTCGCACTCGGCCTCTTCTTTGCCGGGGTGCTCGGCTACGGCGCTTTTGGATTTTGGGATGCTGTTCGTCAGTCGGATGAATACGCAACGCGCGCGAATGCTCTGATTGCAGATGGACGGGGGCCGGAGGACTTGGGTGCCGAACGCCTCCGACAGCTCATTTTGGTGCAGGATCCTGGCTATCTGGAACATGGCGGCATTGATCTTTCCACAGAAGGGGCCGGTTTGACGACCATTTCCCAATCCGTTTCCAAACGACTGGGCTTCGAGGAATTTCGCCCGGGCATTGGCAAAATACGCCAGACCGGTTTCGCTTTCGGTCTGGAGAGCCGTCTGAGCAAAGAGCAAATCCTTGCACTCTGGCTTGATACTGTCGAGATGGGGCTCGGTCCCGATGGGTGGATGACGGGCCTCTTCCATTCCAGTCAAAGCATCTATGGCCGACCTCCTTCGGAGCTTTCCGATCAGGAATATCATCGTCTTTTGGCTGTCCTTATCGCACCAGGCCAATATCGATTGCTTGAAGAAGATGAAGCGCTCGCGGATCGCGCGGCTTGTATCAGGGTATTGCCGCCCCGACGGCCAGAGAGATGTCTGGCTGGACGGTTGCGCTTAGGGCCTGCACGCCCTGAAAGACGCACCGGACCAGGTTTTCATCAGCATGAGAGTTGGCGTTTTCCGTTCAAGGACCAACGGAAAACCCGCCTTGCAAAACGGACCTTCGGTGACCGAAAACACCCGACCTATCTTTAA
- a CDS encoding RrF2 family transcriptional regulator, whose product MKLGDGVEAAIHCATALAALEDGAVMPGAALAEFHGLSPSYLVKHLNAMVGAGLVHSIPGRNGGYRLAKTPDAITLLDIVLAVEGPGFAFQCQEIRRRGPNPLPEEVFSSPCGIKLAMLRAERAYRAALAETTLASIIEDHVSTADSRVMQRGCAFLDLHQRPQST is encoded by the coding sequence ATGAAGCTTGGAGACGGTGTTGAGGCCGCCATTCACTGCGCCACAGCGCTTGCGGCCCTCGAAGATGGCGCGGTCATGCCCGGCGCGGCTCTGGCGGAGTTTCACGGGCTGTCCCCCAGCTATTTGGTGAAACATCTCAACGCCATGGTCGGTGCGGGGTTGGTGCACTCCATACCCGGTCGCAATGGCGGCTACCGACTGGCGAAGACGCCAGACGCAATCACGCTCTTGGATATCGTTCTGGCTGTCGAAGGCCCCGGTTTCGCATTCCAATGCCAGGAGATCCGCAGACGGGGGCCTAACCCCTTGCCGGAGGAGGTGTTTTCCAGCCCTTGCGGGATCAAACTGGCCATGCTCCGCGCCGAACGGGCCTATCGGGCCGCTTTGGCGGAAACGACGCTGGCCTCGATCATCGAGGACCACGTCAGCACGGCAGACTCAAGGGTGATGCAGCGCGGCTGCGCCTTTCTCGACCTGCATCAACGACCACAATCCACCTAA
- a CDS encoding O-acetylhomoserine aminocarboxypropyltransferase/cysteine synthase family protein — MTDGPSYGFDTLQIHAGARPDPATGARQTPIYQTTAYVFRDADHAAALFNLQEVGYIYSRLTNPTVAVLQERLATLEGGVGAVCCSSGHAAQIMALFPLMEPGRNVVVSTRLYGGSVTQFSQTIRRFGWSATFVDFDDLDAVHAAIDENTRAVFCESIANPGGYITDLRAIADIADAAGLPLIVDNTSATPYLCRPIEQGATLVVHSTTKYLTGNGTVTGGCVIDSGNFDWSASDKFPSLSAPEPAYHGLRFHETFGPLAFTFHGIAIGLRDLGMTMNPQAAHYTLMGTETLSLRMERHVENAVKIAKWLEADPRVDFVTYAGLESSPYYSRIEKVCPKGAGALFTFAVKGGYEACVKLVDSLEIFSHVANLGDTRSLIIHSASTTHRQLTPEQQEAAGAAPNVVRVSIGIENAEDLIADLDQALAKATS; from the coding sequence ATGACTGACGGACCCAGCTACGGCTTCGACACACTGCAAATTCACGCCGGTGCCCGGCCCGACCCGGCCACAGGCGCGCGGCAGACGCCGATTTATCAGACCACGGCCTATGTGTTCCGTGACGCCGATCACGCCGCCGCACTCTTCAACCTACAAGAGGTCGGCTACATTTATTCCCGCCTGACCAACCCCACCGTTGCCGTTCTCCAAGAACGCCTGGCGACGCTGGAAGGCGGCGTCGGCGCGGTGTGCTGTTCCTCAGGCCATGCCGCGCAGATTATGGCGCTGTTCCCACTGATGGAGCCGGGTCGGAATGTCGTTGTATCGACCCGACTTTATGGCGGTTCTGTCACACAGTTCAGTCAGACCATCCGGCGCTTCGGCTGGTCCGCGACCTTTGTGGATTTCGACGATCTGGACGCGGTGCACGCGGCGATTGATGAGAACACCCGCGCCGTCTTCTGCGAGAGCATCGCCAATCCCGGCGGATATATCACCGATCTGCGCGCGATCGCGGATATCGCCGATGCGGCGGGTCTTCCGCTCATCGTCGATAACACTTCGGCCACCCCTTATCTCTGCCGCCCGATTGAACAAGGCGCGACGCTGGTCGTGCATTCGACCACGAAATACCTGACTGGCAATGGCACCGTCACCGGCGGCTGCGTTATCGACTCGGGCAATTTCGATTGGTCCGCATCGGACAAATTCCCGTCGCTCAGCGCGCCGGAGCCTGCCTATCACGGTCTAAGGTTCCACGAGACCTTTGGGCCCCTCGCCTTCACCTTCCACGGCATCGCCATCGGATTGCGCGATCTCGGCATGACGATGAACCCGCAAGCCGCGCATTACACGTTGATGGGCACCGAGACGCTCAGCCTGCGTATGGAGCGCCATGTGGAAAACGCGGTGAAAATCGCGAAATGGCTCGAAGCCGACCCGCGCGTCGATTTCGTGACCTATGCCGGACTTGAAAGCTCCCCCTATTACAGCCGCATTGAGAAGGTCTGCCCGAAAGGCGCTGGTGCGCTTTTCACCTTCGCAGTGAAAGGCGGTTATGAGGCCTGTGTGAAACTCGTCGACAGTTTGGAGATATTCTCCCATGTGGCCAATCTGGGCGACACACGCTCGCTGATCATCCATTCGGCCTCGACCACGCACCGGCAGCTTACGCCGGAACAGCAGGAAGCCGCAGGCGCGGCACCGAATGTGGTGCGGGTCTCTATCGGGATCGAGAATGCCGAGGACCTGATCGCCGATCTGGATCAGGCCCTGGCCAAAGCGACAAGCTAA
- a CDS encoding NAD(P)-dependent oxidoreductase, with protein sequence MTNSPFTPGIAPGRLDDAEYEANFADLHAPLDGHEALVAADRCYFCHDAPCITACPTEIDIPLFIRQIATGTPEAAAKTIFDQNILGGMCARVCPTETLCEEACVRELAEGKPVLIGQLQRYATDTVMAAGVHPFTRAAPTGKSVAVVGAGPAGLACAHRLAMHGHEVTIYDARPKGGGLNEYGIAAYKTVDGFAEAEVDWLMKIGGITLETGKALGVDMTLDSLKAEFDAVFLGMGLAGVNALRADGEDKAGVLDAVGFISDLRQAGDVASLPIGRNVVVIGGGMTAIDAAVQSKLLGAESVTILYRRDRDAMPASRYEQDLAASKGVRIVFNAMPVAVLGNGSVTAVKAEYTRAEGQSLVGTGETFEVPADQVLKAIGQTLEGTPDGLTLDGGKIAVTGAGQANVAGVWAGGDCASGGEDLTVTAVAEGRDAAEDIHITLMGENG encoded by the coding sequence ATGACGAACAGCCCCTTTACCCCCGGCATCGCCCCGGGTCGGCTAGATGACGCCGAGTATGAGGCGAATTTCGCCGATCTACATGCGCCCCTGGACGGGCATGAGGCTCTTGTGGCCGCCGATCGATGTTATTTCTGCCATGACGCGCCGTGTATCACGGCCTGTCCGACGGAGATCGACATTCCGCTCTTCATCCGGCAGATCGCGACCGGTACGCCAGAAGCGGCGGCCAAGACGATTTTTGACCAGAACATTCTGGGCGGGATGTGCGCCCGTGTCTGTCCGACGGAGACGCTCTGCGAAGAGGCTTGTGTGCGGGAGTTGGCCGAGGGCAAACCGGTTCTGATCGGACAATTGCAGCGTTATGCGACCGACACCGTGATGGCGGCGGGCGTCCATCCCTTCACCCGCGCCGCGCCGACCGGCAAATCCGTCGCGGTGGTGGGGGCGGGGCCTGCGGGCCTGGCCTGCGCGCATCGGTTGGCGATGCATGGCCATGAGGTCACGATCTATGATGCGCGGCCCAAAGGCGGCGGGCTCAATGAATATGGGATTGCGGCCTATAAGACGGTGGACGGTTTTGCCGAGGCGGAAGTCGATTGGCTGATGAAGATCGGCGGGATCACCTTGGAGACCGGCAAGGCGCTCGGCGTCGATATGACGCTCGACAGTCTAAAGGCCGAGTTCGATGCCGTGTTCCTCGGTATGGGATTGGCTGGCGTGAATGCGCTTCGGGCTGACGGTGAGGATAAGGCCGGAGTTTTGGACGCGGTCGGGTTTATCTCCGATCTGCGGCAAGCGGGCGATGTCGCCTCGCTTCCAATTGGTCGCAATGTGGTGGTGATCGGTGGCGGGATGACCGCGATTGATGCCGCGGTGCAATCGAAGCTTCTGGGCGCGGAGAGTGTGACGATCCTCTATCGCCGCGACCGTGACGCGATGCCTGCGAGCCGTTACGAGCAAGATCTCGCGGCCTCGAAAGGCGTGCGGATCGTCTTCAACGCGATGCCAGTCGCCGTTCTGGGCAATGGCTCTGTCACAGCTGTGAAGGCGGAGTATACGCGTGCCGAGGGCCAAAGCCTGGTCGGCACGGGCGAGACTTTTGAAGTTCCTGCAGATCAAGTTCTGAAAGCGATTGGTCAGACCTTAGAGGGCACGCCTGATGGTTTGACGCTGGATGGTGGCAAAATCGCCGTAACTGGTGCCGGGCAGGCCAACGTGGCTGGCGTGTGGGCCGGAGGTGATTGTGCGTCGGGCGGCGAAGACTTGACGGTCACTGCCGTCGCCGAAGGGCGCGATGCAGCCGAGGATATTCACATCACATTGATGGGGGAGAACGGATAA
- a CDS encoding DUF2155 domain-containing protein gives MRLALIALTLALWPLTTGAQQNDDLGTFLQDLGDGVRLEQRPNLNASTSVSAPNVAPADGAILRALDKTLGRPTDIELSNGQAVVFGRIAIRMFECRYPIDNPSSDAFAHVQVLDLEGTELFDGWMVASSPALVALEHPRYDVWVLRCNTS, from the coding sequence ATGAGGCTTGCCCTGATCGCGTTGACACTCGCGCTGTGGCCGCTGACGACCGGTGCGCAGCAGAATGATGATCTGGGGACCTTTCTGCAGGACCTTGGCGATGGCGTGCGGTTGGAGCAGCGGCCCAATCTGAACGCGTCGACATCTGTTTCGGCGCCAAATGTTGCCCCGGCCGATGGCGCGATCTTGCGCGCGCTCGACAAGACCTTGGGTCGGCCAACGGATATTGAGCTTTCCAACGGGCAGGCTGTGGTCTTTGGCCGGATTGCGATCCGGATGTTCGAATGCCGCTATCCGATCGACAATCCATCGTCGGACGCCTTCGCCCATGTCCAGGTGTTGGATTTGGAAGGCACAGAGTTGTTTGACGGCTGGATGGTCGCGTCCAGCCCCGCGCTCGTCGCGCTTGAGCACCCGCGCTATGATGTCTGGGTTCTCAGGTGCAACACGTCCTGA
- the aat gene encoding leucyl/phenylalanyl-tRNA--protein transferase has translation MPHDVRPTHRPALTADLLLRAYAAGIFPMSEGRNDPDLFWVDPQRRGILPLDGFHMSRSLARRIKAEPFDIRVNSDFAATVEGCADREETWINAEIFALYQQLHAASYAHSLEVWDGTELVGGVYGVTLGAAFFGESMFSRRPDASKIALAYLVSRLRYGGFQLFDTQFVTDHLIRMGAVEIPRADYHKRLERALGWAADFLAQPMPVPVQDVLHLRTQTS, from the coding sequence ATGCCCCATGATGTGCGCCCCACCCACCGCCCGGCCCTGACGGCCGATCTTCTGCTCCGCGCTTATGCGGCGGGTATTTTTCCGATGTCAGAGGGGCGCAACGACCCCGATCTCTTCTGGGTCGATCCGCAGCGCCGGGGCATCCTGCCGCTTGATGGGTTCCACATGTCGCGCAGCTTGGCGCGGCGGATCAAGGCCGAGCCGTTTGATATCCGGGTGAACAGCGATTTTGCCGCCACCGTAGAAGGGTGCGCAGATCGGGAAGAGACGTGGATCAACGCCGAAATTTTCGCGCTCTATCAACAACTTCACGCCGCAAGTTACGCCCATTCCCTCGAAGTCTGGGATGGGACGGAATTGGTTGGCGGTGTCTATGGCGTCACGTTGGGGGCTGCGTTTTTTGGCGAAAGCATGTTCTCGCGCAGGCCAGATGCGTCGAAAATCGCGCTGGCCTATCTGGTCAGCCGCCTGCGCTATGGCGGGTTCCAACTGTTCGATACGCAGTTCGTAACCGACCATCTGATCCGGATGGGCGCGGTAGAGATACCACGCGCTGACTATCACAAACGTTTGGAACGCGCCTTGGGATGGGCGGCTGATTTTCTAGCGCAACCGATGCCAGTTCCGGTTCAGGACGTGTTGCACCTGAGAACCCAGACATCATAG
- the accB gene encoding acetyl-CoA carboxylase biotin carboxyl carrier protein, which translates to MTKNTRDGDVAFIKALAELLNENDLTELQVKRDYGEADSLNVRVSRQKQVVQAVTAAAPVAAPVPQAAAPAAPADAAAPAPAADPAQDPNAVTSPMVGTAYLQPEPGTPAFVSVGDKVAEGQTLMIVEAMKTMNQIPSPKSGTVKRILVEDGAPVEFGAPLMIIE; encoded by the coding sequence ATGACCAAAAACACCCGTGACGGAGACGTGGCCTTTATCAAGGCTCTGGCCGAGTTGCTGAATGAAAACGACCTGACCGAGTTGCAGGTCAAACGCGACTATGGCGAGGCCGACAGCCTGAATGTTCGCGTATCCCGTCAAAAACAGGTGGTTCAAGCGGTCACCGCCGCAGCGCCTGTTGCCGCCCCTGTTCCGCAGGCCGCAGCCCCCGCCGCCCCGGCGGATGCAGCTGCTCCGGCCCCTGCCGCCGACCCTGCGCAAGACCCGAACGCAGTCACCTCACCGATGGTCGGAACCGCCTATCTTCAGCCGGAACCCGGCACACCGGCATTTGTCTCGGTCGGCGACAAAGTGGCCGAAGGCCAGACCCTCATGATCGTTGAAGCGATGAAGACCATGAACCAGATTCCGTCCCCCAAAAGCGGGACGGTCAAACGTATCCTGGTCGAAGACGGCGCGCCCGTGGAGTTTGGTGCCCCGTTGATGATCATCGAATAA
- the preA gene encoding NAD-dependent dihydropyrimidine dehydrogenase subunit PreA, whose protein sequence is MADLSTNFLGIKSPNPFWLASAPPTDKEYNVVRAFEAGWGGVVWKTLGEDPHVVNVNGPRYGAIYGADRRLLGLNNIELITDRPLETNLQEIKAVKRAWPDRAMIVSLMVPCEEASWKRILPLVEDTGADGIELNFGCPHGMSERGMGSAVGQVPEYIEMVARWCKANTRMPVIVKLTPNITDIRYPARAAKAGGADAVSLINTISSITSVNLDTMSPEPSIDGKGSHGGYCGPAVKPIALNMVAEIARDPETAGLPISGIGGVTTWRDAAEFLALGAGTVQVCTAAMTYGFKIVEEMKSGLSQWMDEQGYTSIDEVVGRAVPNVTDWQYLNLNYVAKAKINQDACIKCGRCYAACEDTSHQAISMSEDRVFEVIDAECVACNLCVNVCPVEDCITMVELEPGVTDTRTGKVVEKEYANWTTHPNNPGACAAE, encoded by the coding sequence ATGGCTGATCTATCAACGAATTTCTTAGGCATCAAATCCCCAAATCCCTTCTGGTTGGCCTCTGCGCCGCCGACGGATAAGGAATACAATGTCGTCCGCGCCTTCGAGGCGGGGTGGGGCGGCGTGGTCTGGAAGACGCTTGGCGAAGACCCGCATGTGGTGAACGTCAACGGACCGCGCTATGGCGCGATCTATGGCGCCGACCGGAGGCTTTTGGGCCTTAACAATATCGAGCTGATCACCGATCGCCCGCTGGAGACCAACCTGCAGGAGATCAAGGCGGTCAAACGCGCCTGGCCCGACCGGGCGATGATCGTGTCCTTGATGGTCCCCTGCGAGGAGGCGTCGTGGAAACGCATCCTGCCGCTGGTCGAAGATACTGGCGCAGACGGGATCGAGCTGAATTTCGGCTGCCCGCATGGGATGAGCGAGCGCGGCATGGGCTCCGCCGTGGGCCAGGTGCCGGAATATATCGAAATGGTGGCGCGCTGGTGCAAGGCGAATACGCGGATGCCGGTGATCGTGAAGCTAACGCCGAACATCACCGATATCCGCTATCCGGCGCGCGCAGCGAAAGCGGGTGGGGCGGATGCAGTTAGCCTGATCAATACGATCTCGTCCATCACGTCGGTCAATCTCGACACGATGAGCCCGGAGCCCTCGATTGATGGTAAAGGCTCCCATGGCGGTTATTGCGGCCCGGCGGTGAAGCCGATTGCGCTCAACATGGTGGCCGAGATCGCCCGAGACCCCGAAACGGCCGGTCTGCCGATCTCCGGTATCGGCGGCGTGACCACCTGGCGCGACGCGGCGGAGTTCCTGGCACTTGGCGCGGGGACTGTGCAGGTCTGCACGGCCGCCATGACCTATGGCTTCAAGATCGTCGAAGAGATGAAGTCGGGGCTTAGCCAGTGGATGGATGAGCAGGGCTACACATCCATCGACGAGGTGGTGGGACGCGCGGTGCCGAATGTCACCGACTGGCAATATCTCAACCTCAACTATGTGGCGAAGGCCAAAATCAACCAGGATGCCTGCATCAAATGTGGTCGGTGTTACGCCGCCTGCGAAGATACCTCGCATCAGGCGATTTCGATGTCGGAGGATCGGGTGTTCGAGGTGATTGATGCGGAATGCGTGGCCTGCAATCTCTGCGTCAATGTCTGCCCGGTGGAGGATTGCATCACCATGGTCGAGTTGGAGCCTGGCGTGACCGACACCCGCACCGGCAAAGTGGTGGAAAAGGAATACGCCAACTGGACGACGCATCCCAACAACCCAGGGGCCTGCGCCGCCGAGTAA
- a CDS encoding NADH:ubiquinone oxidoreductase subunit NDUFA12: MLTFLKRLVTWWHGQTIGTQLLTWRKGRKVGEDEAGNIFYQTKDGSRRWVIFNGEAEASRVSPEWHGWLHHTWDEPPTDRPVVHKPWEKPHLPNLTGTAEAYAPAGSLRRAEPEERRDYEAWSPE, encoded by the coding sequence ATGCTCACTTTCCTGAAACGTCTTGTGACATGGTGGCATGGCCAAACCATCGGCACGCAGCTTCTGACATGGCGCAAAGGGCGGAAGGTTGGCGAAGACGAGGCCGGCAATATCTTCTACCAAACCAAGGATGGCAGTCGCCGTTGGGTGATTTTCAATGGTGAGGCCGAGGCCAGCCGAGTCAGCCCAGAATGGCATGGGTGGCTGCATCATACCTGGGATGAGCCGCCAACAGACCGGCCCGTGGTGCATAAGCCCTGGGAAAAGCCGCATCTGCCAAACCTGACGGGAACCGCCGAAGCTTATGCCCCCGCAGGATCGCTTCGCCGGGCCGAACCAGAAGAGCGGCGGGACTATGAGGCTTGGAGCCCGGAATAA
- the mlaD gene encoding outer membrane lipid asymmetry maintenance protein MlaD: MSENTTTEIAVGGVVLAAAVGFFVYAVQATGFERDTGSYELTASFRSVEGIGVGTDVRLAGVRVGSVTDLSLNETTYRADTTFTVLDSIEIPDDSAISIASEGLLGGAFVEIVPGGSPFALEEGGEIIDTQSSVSLITLLLRYVGGDGTGSQ; encoded by the coding sequence ATGTCTGAAAACACCACCACCGAGATCGCCGTGGGCGGCGTTGTCCTGGCCGCAGCGGTCGGATTTTTCGTCTATGCCGTGCAGGCCACGGGGTTTGAGCGCGATACCGGGAGCTATGAACTGACCGCATCGTTCCGCTCGGTTGAGGGGATTGGCGTTGGCACCGATGTCCGTCTTGCGGGTGTCCGCGTCGGGTCGGTCACCGACCTGTCCCTTAATGAGACGACATATCGCGCCGACACCACCTTCACGGTGCTCGATAGCATCGAGATCCCTGACGATAGTGCGATCTCGATTGCCTCCGAAGGCCTATTGGGCGGGGCCTTTGTTGAGATTGTGCCGGGCGGGTCGCCCTTCGCATTGGAAGAGGGTGGGGAGATCATCGACACGCAAAGCTCGGTCAGCCTGATCACGCTTCTCTTGCGGTATGTCGGCGGCGATGGGACCGGTTCCCAATGA
- a CDS encoding class I SAM-dependent methyltransferase translates to MYSDLDELNRKPEPFSRYTTDVLWTDPWIAQQMLKMHLDDSTDLASRKSQTIDGTVAWIDRKIGLSGKNVCDLGCGPGLYARRMATRGARVTGVDFSVGSLDHARTEAAAHKLDIEYRKADYLIDDLPDEQDIVSLIWCDFCTLSPQKRRALLERIKAMLNPGGTFVFDVSTTPQFEERAEVMTYGRRPMGDFWSPDDHFGFQTTFLYERDKIALDRYLIVTPERRFEIFNWMQYFDPETISRDVREAGMVVTALLDVRTGDPWTPEAGELAVVARV, encoded by the coding sequence GTGTATTCAGATCTGGATGAACTCAATCGGAAACCGGAGCCGTTTTCCCGCTACACAACCGATGTGCTCTGGACCGATCCTTGGATCGCGCAGCAAATGCTGAAAATGCATCTGGACGACAGCACGGACTTGGCCTCGCGCAAGAGCCAGACTATCGACGGCACTGTGGCATGGATTGACCGGAAAATCGGCCTGTCTGGCAAGAACGTCTGTGATCTGGGTTGTGGGCCGGGTCTTTATGCAAGGCGGATGGCGACAAGAGGCGCCAGGGTGACTGGCGTCGATTTCTCGGTCGGTTCCCTCGACCATGCCAGAACCGAAGCCGCCGCCCATAAACTGGATATCGAATACCGAAAAGCAGACTATCTGATCGACGATCTGCCCGACGAGCAGGATATCGTCAGCCTGATCTGGTGTGATTTCTGCACGCTTTCACCTCAGAAGCGACGCGCTCTTCTGGAGCGGATTAAAGCCATGCTGAACCCCGGCGGTACGTTTGTTTTCGACGTGTCGACCACGCCGCAATTTGAAGAACGCGCCGAGGTGATGACCTATGGCCGCCGTCCCATGGGAGACTTTTGGTCACCCGATGACCATTTCGGTTTTCAGACCACCTTTCTGTATGAGCGCGACAAGATCGCTCTCGACCGTTATCTGATCGTGACGCCGGAACGCCGGTTCGAGATTTTCAACTGGATGCAGTACTTCGATCCCGAGACGATCTCGCGCGACGTGCGCGAAGCGGGAATGGTCGTAACGGCACTTCTTGATGTCAGGACCGGAGACCCCTGGACGCCAGAAGCAGGGGAGCTTGCCGTTGTCGCACGGGTTTGA
- a CDS encoding carboxymuconolactone decarboxylase family protein, producing MEPRIEYWAAAPELMNGHLALNTQIEASGLEKSLLHLVKLRVSQINGCAFCVDMHSREARADGETEQRLYLTSAWHDSFLFSPRERAALAWAEALTRLGDNGPDDALFADTQWEFPGDEIVKLTTVITMINTWNRLSIAFRAVHAAPESAAA from the coding sequence ATGGAACCGCGCATCGAATACTGGGCAGCGGCCCCGGAGCTGATGAACGGGCATCTGGCCCTGAATACACAGATCGAGGCCTCCGGGCTTGAAAAGAGTCTGCTGCATCTGGTCAAACTGCGGGTGTCGCAGATCAATGGCTGCGCCTTCTGCGTTGATATGCACAGCCGCGAAGCCCGTGCCGATGGAGAGACCGAACAGCGGCTCTATCTGACCTCTGCCTGGCATGACAGTTTTCTGTTTTCCCCGCGGGAGCGTGCAGCCCTGGCCTGGGCCGAGGCGCTGACCCGTTTGGGGGATAACGGACCGGATGACGCGCTTTTTGCCGACACCCAATGGGAGTTCCCCGGCGACGAGATTGTGAAACTGACCACGGTCATCACCATGATCAACACTTGGAACCGGCTCTCGATTGCTTTCCGTGCGGTTCACGCCGCGCCGGAAAGTGCCGCCGCCTGA
- the accC gene encoding acetyl-CoA carboxylase biotin carboxylase subunit, with the protein MFSKILIANRGEIALRVIRAAREMGVGTVAVHSTADSDAMHVRMADEAICIGPPPGTQSYLSVPAIISACEITGAEAIHPGYGFLSENANFVQIVEDHGIKFIGPSAEHIRMMGDKITAKDTMKALGVPCVPGSDGGVPDLDAARAVAEETGYPLIIKATAGGGGKGMKLARSADELENAFRTARSEGKANFGNDEVYIEKYLGAPRHIEVQVFGDGRGNAVHLGERDCSLQRRHQKVFEEAPGPAITPEIRAEIGATCAKAVAEIGYEGAGTIEFLYENGEFYFIEMNTRLQVEHPVTEAIFGVDLVREQIRVAAGEPMSFAQEDLTVNGHAIEVRINAEKLPNFTPCPGKITQYHAPGGLGVRMDSALYDGYAIPPYYDSLIAKLIVHGRDRPEALARLSRALGELIVDGVDTTVPLFLALVEEGAVQTGEYNIHWLEKWLETNLG; encoded by the coding sequence ATGTTCTCCAAAATTCTCATCGCCAATCGCGGCGAGATCGCGCTGCGCGTCATCCGCGCCGCGCGCGAGATGGGTGTGGGCACCGTCGCGGTGCATTCGACCGCGGATAGTGACGCCATGCATGTGCGTATGGCCGATGAAGCGATTTGCATTGGCCCGCCGCCGGGCACGCAGAGCTATCTATCCGTGCCGGCGATCATCTCGGCCTGCGAGATCACCGGGGCTGAGGCGATCCACCCGGGTTATGGCTTTCTGAGCGAGAATGCGAATTTCGTGCAGATCGTCGAAGATCACGGGATCAAATTCATCGGCCCCTCGGCGGAGCATATCCGGATGATGGGCGACAAGATCACCGCCAAAGACACGATGAAAGCCCTGGGCGTCCCTTGCGTGCCGGGCTCCGATGGCGGCGTGCCCGATCTGGACGCGGCCCGTGCGGTGGCGGAAGAAACCGGTTATCCGCTGATCATCAAGGCGACCGCCGGCGGTGGCGGCAAGGGCATGAAGCTCGCCCGCTCAGCAGATGAATTGGAAAACGCGTTCCGTACGGCGCGCAGCGAAGGCAAGGCCAATTTCGGCAATGACGAGGTCTATATCGAGAAATATCTCGGGGCGCCGCGTCATATCGAGGTTCAGGTGTTCGGCGACGGGCGCGGCAATGCCGTTCATCTGGGCGAGCGCGACTGCTCACTGCAACGGCGGCACCAGAAGGTGTTTGAAGAGGCCCCCGGGCCCGCGATCACGCCCGAGATTCGCGCCGAGATTGGCGCCACCTGCGCCAAGGCCGTGGCCGAGATCGGCTATGAGGGCGCGGGCACAATCGAGTTCCTCTATGAGAATGGCGAGTTCTATTTCATCGAGATGAACACACGTCTTCAGGTCGAGCATCCGGTGACTGAGGCGATTTTCGGCGTCGATCTGGTGCGCGAACAAATCCGCGTCGCAGCAGGCGAGCCGATGTCCTTCGCACAAGAGGATCTGACCGTGAATGGCCATGCCATCGAGGTGCGGATCAACGCGGAAAAGCTGCCGAACTTCACCCCCTGCCCCGGAAAGATAACGCAATATCATGCGCCTGGCGGTCTGGGTGTGCGGATGGATAGCGCACTTTATGACGGCTACGCGATCCCGCCCTATTACGACAGCCTGATCGCCAAATTGATCGTCCATGGTCGTGACCGGCCCGAAGCCCTCGCACGGCTGAGTCGGGCCCTAGGAGAGTTGATCGTCGACGGCGTAGACACCACGGTTCCGCTCTTTCTTGCGCTTGTCGAAGAAGGAGCCGTGCAAACCGGCGAGTACAATATCCACTGGCTTGAGAAGTGGTTGGAAACCAACTTGGGTTAG